A window from Megalobrama amblycephala isolate DHTTF-2021 linkage group LG21, ASM1881202v1, whole genome shotgun sequence encodes these proteins:
- the nucks1a gene encoding nuclear ubiquitous casein and cyclin-dependent kinase substrate 1a, translating into MARPVRNRKVVNYSQFNESDDADEDYGRGKETTKKIRAPPREIKHKKSKNSQEESEDSDDKLSKSKNDSADDFGSDEDNDFGEEGEEEDGGSDYDDKKAKKGKKGKVEKPGKKSLKRKRGGDDSDDDKEVSRKPRQVRQAASKAVSKQREILLGDGGSEDEEKEEEEQAYLDQESGSDEDFMVDDDDDSDYGHSKKKGKKVVPKGGRRVEKKDKKSPKPRLKATVNPSPVKGKGKGRPSAAKALEKSSPKDDEEPESPLEDEEEDEVEKKESPPTKKTKDDAPEDEEDDEEEDGSEEEAPSGED; encoded by the exons GAACAGAAAGGTGGTGAATTACTCCCAGTTTAATGAATCCGACGATGCAG ATGAGGATTATGGGAGAGGCAAGGAAACGACTAAGAAGATACGTGCTCCACCCCGTGAAATCAAGCACAAGAAGTCTAAGAATTCACAGGAAGAGAG CGAGGATTCAGATGACAAACTGTCCAAATCCAAAAATGACTCCGCAG ATGACTTCGGTAGTGATGAAGACAATGACTTTGGAGAAGAAGGGGAAGAGGAAGATGGAGGAAGTGACTATGATGATAAAAAGGCCAAAAAGGGAAAGAAAGGAAAGGTGGAGAAGCCAGGCAAAAAGTCACTGAAGAGAAAACGAGGTGGAG ATGACAGTGATGATGATAAAGAGGTGAGCAGGAAACCAAGGCAGGTGAGGCAGGCTGCGTCAAAGGCCGTGTCCAAACAGAGAGAAATCCTTCTGGGAGACGGCGGCAGTGAGGATGAGGAGAAGGAAGAGGAAGAACAGGCATACCTGGACC AAGAGTCTGGCAGTGATGAAGACTTCAtggttgatgatgatgatgacagtGACTATGGGCACTCCAAAAAGAAAGGCAAAAAAGTGGTGCCGAAAGGAGGAAGGAGAGTTGAGAAGAAGGACAAGAAATCCCCTAAACCCCGGCTAAAGGCCACAG TGAACCCCAGCCCCGTGAAGGGGAAAGGGAAAGGTCGCCCAAGTGCAGCTAAAGCACTGGAGAAATCCTCGCCCAAGGATGACGAGGAACCCGAGAGCCCCCTTGAAGATGAGGAGGAAGATGAGGTGGAGAAGAAAGAGTCTCCTCCCACCAAAAAGACAAAGGATGATGCCCCTGAAGACGAGGAAGACGACGAGGAAGAGGACGGCTCAGAAGAGGAGGCTCCATCCGGGGAAGACTAG